A genome region from Labilibaculum antarcticum includes the following:
- a CDS encoding antibiotic biosynthesis monooxygenase family protein: MIAKTIRTPYYAVVFTSIKTPLDKGYSEMADSMIELAQRQPGFLGAESAENEVGITVSYWESMDAIKKWQAHPAHQIAQERGKENWYQKYSVRICKVESDYFFEK; encoded by the coding sequence ATGATTGCTAAAACAATAAGAACACCCTATTATGCTGTTGTATTTACTTCGATAAAAACACCGCTTGACAAGGGGTATTCTGAAATGGCGGATTCCATGATAGAACTAGCCCAAAGACAACCTGGTTTTCTGGGAGCAGAATCGGCCGAAAATGAAGTTGGAATAACAGTTTCGTATTGGGAGAGTATGGATGCAATTAAAAAATGGCAAGCACATCCTGCTCATCAAATTGCTCAGGAAAGAGGCAAAGAGAATTGGTATCAAAAATATTCGGTAAGGATTTGCAAGGTAGAATC